One part of the Syntrophorhabdaceae bacterium genome encodes these proteins:
- the larA gene encoding nickel-dependent lactate racemase, whose translation MDERYVICEGEKLCFALPRGWKVLTAEDRPPVPGVADPLAEIKRALDNPIGGPRLEELAKPGMDVALIFDDLQRPTPAHLAMPEIMDRLNQAGIPDSRITAICAVGTHPAYGLPELETKVGREVMSRLPGRVLSHDPYSSENIVIGKTHRGITVEVNPYVASADLVVGVGECMPHPCAGFGGGYKIIMPGVASYRAVADHHFTWMRHRYSKVNMLEGNGFHEEIADAGRLARLAFKLDLIINEKKEIIRGFAGEPAAEHVEATRHAASLYWVPMEKLADITITSAFPMEIAVQATKALTMAKFCTRSGGTIIWVAPQRQGAAPIMPLVREMASAETASDFHRRLIRGDIPDALRSFGISYIMQIVYFKELAETFNVIHVTEGLTAEEVKMMKFTHASTLPEAIEMVSRTVSKADVAIFPSGGTVIPGVL comes from the coding sequence GTGGACGAGCGTTACGTAATCTGCGAAGGGGAAAAGCTCTGCTTTGCCCTGCCCCGCGGATGGAAGGTGCTTACCGCCGAGGACCGGCCTCCGGTCCCCGGTGTTGCAGATCCCCTTGCCGAGATCAAACGGGCCCTCGATAATCCCATAGGCGGACCCCGCCTGGAGGAGCTCGCGAAACCCGGCATGGATGTGGCGCTCATTTTCGATGACCTCCAGCGGCCTACCCCTGCTCACCTCGCCATGCCGGAGATCATGGACCGGCTCAATCAGGCAGGCATACCCGATTCCAGGATCACCGCCATCTGCGCGGTAGGTACCCATCCCGCCTACGGTCTGCCTGAGCTCGAGACCAAGGTGGGCCGGGAGGTAATGAGCCGTCTTCCGGGACGGGTGCTCTCTCACGACCCCTATTCCTCGGAAAACATCGTGATCGGCAAGACCCACAGGGGGATCACCGTCGAGGTGAACCCCTATGTGGCGTCGGCGGACCTGGTAGTGGGCGTGGGCGAGTGCATGCCCCACCCCTGCGCGGGGTTTGGCGGGGGCTACAAGATCATTATGCCCGGCGTGGCCTCATACCGGGCGGTGGCGGACCACCACTTTACATGGATGCGCCACCGGTATAGCAAAGTCAATATGCTGGAAGGCAACGGCTTCCATGAGGAGATCGCGGATGCGGGACGCCTCGCGCGCCTCGCCTTCAAGCTCGACCTTATCATCAATGAGAAGAAAGAGATTATCAGGGGCTTTGCCGGCGAGCCCGCGGCAGAGCACGTTGAGGCGACCAGACACGCCGCATCCCTCTATTGGGTGCCCATGGAAAAGCTTGCCGACATCACCATTACTTCGGCCTTTCCCATGGAGATTGCGGTCCAGGCGACCAAGGCCCTCACCATGGCGAAATTCTGCACCCGCTCGGGAGGCACGATCATATGGGTAGCGCCCCAGCGCCAGGGGGCGGCGCCTATCATGCCGCTCGTGAGGGAGATGGCGAGCGCCGAGACGGCGAGCGATTTTCACCGCCGCCTCATACGGGGGGACATCCCCGATGCGCTCCGGTCCTTCGGCATCTCCTATATCATGCAGATCGTCTATTTCAAGGAGTTAGCCGAGACGTTCAACGTGATTCACGTGACGGAAGGGCTCACTGCCGAAGAGGTGAAGATGATGAAATTTACCCACGCCTCGACCCTGCCGGAGGCCATAGAGATGGTATCCCGGACCGTGTCGAAGGCGGACGTGGCCATATTCCCCTCGGGGGGTACGGTGATACCGGGCGTGCTGTAG
- a CDS encoding sigma 54-interacting transcriptional regulator, whose protein sequence is MERDDYRFFREMSVRICGSLEIEKALMSCLQFLRDVMPLDELMLVVYDRELGSTTIKAIADLDGGRSCSEETPLPAALRREFEEVQVHLRTRRINAFDDPIVSYVARRRHWEDSSLLVNRLIIDGTYVGAIAARAVGRDRYTDEHLRLWALVNEPSAIALANNLQYREISRLKDLLVDDKSYLEEELRKRIGARLVGAEFGMKRVMEGVRLVAPLTSPVLISGQTGTGKELVANAIHDLSPRREGPLIRVNCGAIPETLIDSELFGHEKGAFTGAYEQKRGRFERAHKGTIFLDEVSELPAAAQVRLLRVLQDKEIERVGGAASVKVDVRVISATNRRLPDLVARGLFREDLYFRLNVFPIHIPTLRERTTDIPALVHHFIEKKGRQMALPTVPSLAPGEIDRLMAYEWPGNVRELENAVERAIIVSRGKLLTFAEIIGHLPGPREEDGAGVEPPTTLRDAETRQITRALEKAKGKVSGKGGAAEILGINSGTLRHRMRKLGIPFGRKAA, encoded by the coding sequence GTGGAGAGGGATGATTATAGATTTTTTCGGGAGATGAGCGTGCGCATTTGCGGGAGCCTGGAGATCGAGAAGGCGCTTATGAGCTGCCTTCAGTTCCTCCGTGATGTGATGCCCTTGGACGAGCTTATGCTCGTGGTCTATGACCGGGAGCTGGGCTCCACCACCATCAAAGCGATCGCGGACCTCGACGGGGGGAGGTCCTGCTCTGAGGAGACCCCGCTGCCTGCCGCGCTGAGACGGGAGTTCGAGGAGGTTCAGGTCCACCTCCGCACGCGGAGGATAAACGCCTTTGACGACCCCATCGTGAGCTATGTGGCCCGGCGGCGCCACTGGGAAGACTCTTCGCTCCTCGTCAACCGTCTCATCATCGACGGCACCTATGTGGGCGCGATCGCGGCACGGGCTGTCGGACGGGACCGGTATACAGACGAGCACCTCAGGCTCTGGGCCCTCGTGAACGAACCTTCCGCCATCGCCCTGGCCAATAACCTCCAGTACAGGGAGATCTCACGGCTCAAAGACCTTCTCGTTGACGATAAATCATATCTCGAAGAGGAGCTGCGCAAGAGGATAGGCGCACGGCTCGTGGGGGCGGAGTTTGGCATGAAGCGGGTCATGGAAGGGGTGCGCCTGGTGGCGCCGCTCACGAGCCCGGTACTCATAAGCGGCCAGACGGGTACGGGCAAAGAGCTTGTGGCCAATGCCATTCACGACCTCTCCCCGAGAAGGGAAGGGCCCCTCATACGGGTAAACTGCGGCGCAATTCCCGAGACGCTTATCGACAGCGAGCTTTTCGGCCATGAAAAAGGGGCCTTTACCGGCGCCTACGAGCAGAAGCGGGGGCGATTCGAGCGGGCCCACAAAGGGACCATATTCCTCGACGAAGTGTCGGAGCTCCCTGCGGCGGCCCAGGTGCGGCTCCTGAGGGTGCTCCAGGATAAGGAGATCGAGCGCGTAGGCGGGGCCGCCTCCGTCAAGGTCGACGTGCGGGTCATATCGGCCACGAACCGCCGCCTCCCCGACCTCGTGGCGAGGGGCCTTTTCCGCGAAGACCTTTACTTCCGCCTCAATGTCTTCCCCATCCATATCCCCACTTTAAGGGAGCGCACCACGGACATACCCGCCCTCGTGCACCACTTCATCGAAAAGAAAGGCCGCCAGATGGCCCTGCCCACGGTGCCTTCCCTCGCACCCGGAGAAATAGACAGGCTCATGGCCTACGAGTGGCCCGGCAATGTGAGGGAGCTCGAAAACGCCGTGGAAAGGGCGATAATCGTTTCCCGGGGCAAGCTTCTCACCTTTGCGGAGATCATAGGACATCTGCCGGGGCCGCGGGAAGAAGATGGCGCAGGGGTTGAACCCCCCACCACCCTCCGGGACGCGGAAACGAGGCAGATCACGCGCGCCCTCGAGAAAGCAAAAGGCAAGGTGAGCGGAAAAGGCGGCGCGGCCGAAATCCTCGGCATAAATTCGGGCACCCTGCGCCACAGGATGAGGAAACTGGGTATCCCCTTCGGAAGAAAAGCCGCCTGA
- the dctP gene encoding TRAP transporter substrate-binding protein DctP: protein MRKRVVFLCAAALFAFATLVMTGAPVSAETVTLKAVTGWPKTSSENKAFFIFMELVEQAVAKKYPGELKINYVGGPEAVKSTDQVQAVQRGMVDMAFTTNAYYVSVLPEVDAYKLSDYTPAQERANGAWKYMNDLHEKKGLYLLGRLGLGEKFYLYLKKPIQNADLKGLNIRVSPMYLQIIKGLGGNPVVIPPTEVYPALERNVVDGFCWPAVGIRDWGWQKQVKYIVEPGFYQVPNPLVLNLKTWNNLNKKFKDLLTEAAAEAEKKTVAYFDDLAKQERPILVKEGLQVIDLPAAEKQKFLKVGFDEGWKDIIQKNPKTGPELKKLLTKGR from the coding sequence GCCCTGTTCGCATTCGCGACCCTCGTCATGACCGGCGCGCCGGTATCCGCGGAGACGGTCACGTTGAAGGCGGTCACCGGATGGCCCAAGACATCGAGTGAGAACAAGGCATTCTTTATATTCATGGAGCTGGTCGAGCAGGCAGTGGCGAAGAAATACCCCGGCGAATTGAAGATCAATTACGTGGGAGGACCCGAGGCGGTCAAAAGCACCGACCAGGTCCAGGCGGTCCAGAGGGGCATGGTCGACATGGCCTTCACCACCAATGCCTACTACGTTTCGGTGTTGCCCGAAGTCGACGCCTATAAGCTCTCCGACTACACCCCCGCCCAGGAGAGGGCCAATGGGGCATGGAAATATATGAACGACCTCCACGAGAAGAAGGGCCTCTATCTGCTGGGAAGGCTCGGTCTCGGTGAAAAGTTCTACCTCTACCTCAAGAAACCCATCCAGAACGCGGACCTCAAGGGCCTCAACATCAGGGTCTCGCCCATGTACCTCCAGATCATCAAGGGCCTCGGGGGCAATCCCGTAGTAATTCCTCCTACCGAGGTCTATCCTGCCCTCGAGAGGAACGTGGTGGACGGGTTCTGCTGGCCCGCCGTCGGTATCCGCGATTGGGGATGGCAAAAGCAGGTGAAATATATCGTGGAGCCCGGCTTTTACCAGGTGCCGAATCCCCTTGTCTTAAATCTCAAAACGTGGAATAATCTTAATAAGAAATTTAAAGACCTTTTGACCGAAGCTGCGGCTGAGGCGGAAAAGAAAACGGTTGCCTATTTTGACGACCTCGCGAAACAGGAGCGGCCTATCCTCGTGAAGGAAGGGCTGCAGGTAATAGATTTGCCTGCAGCGGAGAAACAGAAGTTCCTGAAAGTGGGCTTTGACGAGGGCTGGAAAGACATTATCCAGAAGAACCCGAAGACAGGTCCCGAATTGAAGAAGCTTCTGACCAAGGGGAGGTGA
- a CDS encoding TRAP transporter substrate-binding protein — protein sequence MKKSVVFAVVVSVFMLGLCIMPPVASAQTIALNYSNFFPAPHKNSILSEQWCREVEKRTNGKVKIAYFPGGTLTPAAQTYDNVVKGIADIGFSVLGYTRGKFPMMGMLDNPLGYRSSAVATGLINAYFQKFKPKELDEVHVLYLHGHGPGILHTKKPVTKLEDVKGMKIRAQGTVVPVVQALGGAAVGATMPETYDALRTGVVDGSMAPFEALKGWKWGEVINSSTECYGAAYTATMFVVMNKAKWNKLPADVQKVFTDVSQEWIGKQAQVWDEIDKEGKEFTIKRGNKIIPLSAEENARWAARVKPIMDSYAAELKGKGLPGEEALKFCQDYIKTKQK from the coding sequence ATGAAGAAATCTGTTGTTTTTGCCGTGGTAGTCTCCGTATTTATGTTGGGCTTGTGTATTATGCCGCCCGTGGCGAGCGCTCAGACGATTGCGCTCAATTATTCGAATTTTTTCCCGGCGCCTCACAAGAACAGCATTCTTTCGGAGCAGTGGTGCAGAGAAGTAGAGAAAAGGACTAACGGAAAGGTAAAAATTGCCTATTTCCCCGGCGGCACCCTGACGCCCGCAGCCCAGACCTACGATAACGTGGTCAAAGGCATCGCGGATATCGGCTTCAGCGTGCTGGGTTACACGAGAGGGAAATTCCCCATGATGGGCATGCTCGACAATCCCCTGGGCTACAGAAGCTCCGCGGTGGCAACGGGACTCATCAATGCCTATTTTCAGAAATTCAAACCGAAAGAGCTGGATGAAGTGCATGTCCTCTATCTCCACGGCCACGGCCCGGGCATACTCCACACCAAGAAACCCGTGACCAAGCTCGAGGACGTAAAGGGCATGAAGATCAGGGCCCAGGGAACGGTGGTGCCAGTCGTTCAGGCTCTGGGAGGCGCTGCAGTGGGCGCAACCATGCCCGAGACGTATGATGCCCTCAGGACCGGCGTCGTCGACGGCTCCATGGCGCCTTTCGAGGCTTTAAAGGGCTGGAAGTGGGGAGAGGTAATCAACTCCTCCACGGAGTGCTACGGCGCTGCCTATACGGCCACCATGTTCGTCGTCATGAACAAGGCAAAATGGAACAAGCTGCCCGCCGACGTACAGAAGGTCTTCACCGACGTGAGCCAGGAGTGGATAGGAAAACAGGCGCAGGTCTGGGACGAGATCGACAAGGAAGGCAAGGAGTTCACAATAAAGAGGGGCAACAAGATCATCCCCTTGTCCGCGGAAGAGAATGCCAGATGGGCCGCCAGAGTAAAACCCATCATGGATAGCTACGCTGCCGAGCTGAAAGGCAAGGGACTGCCGGGCGAAGAAGCCCTCAAGTTCTGCCAGGACTATATCAAAACAAAACAGAAATAA